The Terriglobus roseus sequence TTGGAGCCGATGGGCTTTTCCCGGCAGACTTCTGAGCGGAACCGATGGACCGCATGCTGCGGAGCGCCGCCGCACCGGGGGCGACCAGTTGCTTCGCCGATGCGGCGTTCCTGTTCGCGTGCGCAGCAGAGCCGTTTTGCCTGCGCGCGACGGGGCCACTGCCCTGCTTTGCGGCCGCATTGGCGTGCTTCACACTCATGCTGTCCTCAGGCTGTGGCGTGTCCGTTGCGATGAAGCCGCATACAGTGGCGATAGAAGTCAGGTGACTCCCATTGCATGCGTTCTTCGAGCCGGCGCGAGATCGCTGGATGCGATTTCGCATCGCCCAGCAAATGCGTGAAACCTGCGCGTGCTGCACGATCTTCCTCGTATGCCTGCTCAAACGAGGGGAAGAGATAGCCCATCCTGACACGCGCAAAGGGTGACTGCGGATGGGCGCGGTGATAGCGTACGCAGGCATTCAACAGGAACTGCTCCACAATCATGTTGAAGCCTTCCTTTTCGCTGAAACGATCCCATGCGGGCGCGTTCTGCGTCACCAGTTCGATGGCGAGCGTTGAGAAGTACTGCAGAAAGGCGACGTCCGTCCCGCCGAGAATGCCACAGTTGTCCTCACAGAAGCGTTCCGGGTGAAGCGACCGGGCCCATGTCCACTCCGCCGGCAGTTTCCGATGTTGCGCCTCGAATGCCTCCTCCACATAACCTGGGCCTGACCATTCCCAGGCTGTGTGGTGATACTCCGGGCACTGCGTGAACACGGGGGAAGATAGCAGCGCTGGAGGCAACGGCTTCCACAGGAAAACGTCGTTATCGATGTGGCAGAACGGCTTTGTCTGCATGCTGTACGCCACAAGTTTGCCGAATGCCCACCATCCCGGATCGACATCGCGGAATTCCTGCAGATGCTCACTGACGTCGTTAAACTTCAGCCCCAGCCGGTCGACCAGCAGCGATTTCCCAGCCTTGTCCGTAACCAGCACAACCTCGTCAAAATGCTGCTGCGCGAGCCGAACCGATAGCCCCCACGCCAGCAGATGATGCATGGGCGTGGCCCAGATACGGCCTTTGTACGCGGTAAACGGTTTGCTCCAGAACGAGAACACGGCACGCATGGCGTATCTCCTGTTGACTTCAGCCGATGATGATCTGCGGCTGCATGCCGGTGATGGTGAAGGTCGCGCTCACCGGTGCATTTGGAGCTGACCTGAGGGCGGCACTCACCGTAAAGGAAAGTGTTGTTGCTCCCGGATTTCGCTTCACAACGATGCCCACCTGCGCCGTGGTCGATCCTGCCGGCACAACAACAGAGGTTGCGGCGAGGGATGCCACCTCCGGGTTGCCAGCGAGGGAGACGACCACTTCCGCCCCCCCTGCGGGTGCGGCAACGGACAATACGAGCTCAACGAGGGGAGAAATGT is a genomic window containing:
- a CDS encoding DUF6734 family protein — translated: MRAVFSFWSKPFTAYKGRIWATPMHHLLAWGLSVRLAQQHFDEVVLVTDKAGKSLLVDRLGLKFNDVSEHLQEFRDVDPGWWAFGKLVAYSMQTKPFCHIDNDVFLWKPLPPALLSSPVFTQCPEYHHTAWEWSGPGYVEEAFEAQHRKLPAEWTWARSLHPERFCEDNCGILGGTDVAFLQYFSTLAIELVTQNAPAWDRFSEKEGFNMIVEQFLLNACVRYHRAHPQSPFARVRMGYLFPSFEQAYEEDRAARAGFTHLLGDAKSHPAISRRLEERMQWESPDFYRHCMRLHRNGHATA